One Salvia splendens isolate huo1 chromosome 1, SspV2, whole genome shotgun sequence genomic window, taaaaaaaatttacattaaaaaaaattaaattcgctcgccgaacgctcgccggtcctgagcctccaatggcggcgagcgctcgcgaatcggccagcgctagccgattttttcgccgaaatgacGCTCGTCAGTTCCAATGGTTCGACGAGCGGACCGACGAGCGCCgaaaatcggctagccggcccgctcgccgccattggagatgctcttataaatCCGAAAAGATTGCAAGCATTCCCAAAAGGCCCAAAATTTGAAGCCGAATTCTTCAAATCCCAACGAATAATAAATGGATGAGGTTTCCAATTTTGCCCCTCTCCCACCTCCTCCAATAAATACAGTTAAGCACGCAtcactatatataaatatagattTGTCGAAACGTAAAGCCATTGGTTATCGTGTTCAAAGCCCATCCCAAAAACCGGAGACGAAAACAAAGCACACACAAAATTCCACCCATGGTGATCTCTTTTCTGCATAAATCGCTGCCTATTTCGCAATGAACCGGATAAATTCACACCTATCTGCATGCTTGTTTGATATCCTCTGCTTTCTACGAAATTCGTTTCCAATTTATGTTTGATTATCGATTTTGAGGCGGTTGGGGGAAAATGGGCGGTAGCAAATGGATGAAAGCCAGGATTGCGCTAGGGTTGAAGTTGAATTCGTGCCTCTACGTTCCAAGAACGGTTGAGGAGTCTcagccgctgccgccgccgagGTCTTCCGGTGATGAATCATTGTCTCCGGCGGATCACCGAGTGCAAATGCCTACTACGCCCACGCCGTCTTCTTCCGGCCTCCGCTTGCCCAAGCAATCCTCCAAATCTTCGAAGGTTaaatggatttttttattttttctccgtGCATGAGCATCCATTGACTGTTTTCGTCAGTTTCTGATGAATGTTATTTGGATCTGGAATTTGTTCTTATATTTGCTGAATTTTCTACTGAAAATGATTAAGCTTTGTTTGTTACTACTAATTATTTGGCTTAATTTTGGAATATTTTACTTTTCAAGAATTTTGAAGGATTATTGCAATGGGATTTCCGTGAACAGATTCAACTTTACATTTAGTATAATATTCGTTTCACTCTCCAACAATCCTTTTTCCTTATCTCAAGGAAGTTTTCTTCAAAAACACAGAACAAATTGTAGTGGATTTAATGTGATGGGGTCGTTGCTGAATTTGTTTAAAGGGTGTACCTATCACGTGGGGCAGAGCAATAGGATTTGATAATGATAATGTAGCTAAATAAATCTGCCTAATTTATGCATATCAACTGTCAGAAAAAAAATAGGCCTTTGTTGTAGTGTAGTTTTCAATTTCTGTATAGTCAGATGCAGATAAAGTGGGTGGAGGTCCCCTTAAGCGTAGTAGGATtcctctctttcctttttataaCTACTATTTCAATACATTTTCAAATGATGTGCTATTTTCTTTGATAGTATTATTTTGTCAATACATGTCCCGTGAATATACTTCGTTATGGATTACTAGTAATTAATATCGAAATACTCTGTGACAAATGATCCCGTGTGCTTTTTGAGGTCCATAATCAGCTGATTCTGGCCTTATTGTAAAAAGCCAAAAAGGGCAGCAACAGTGAAGTCTTTCCTTTCATTCTGCCATTCTCTCACAGAAGGAAAAGAAAGTGCTTTTCTTGGTCAGCAACATAACTGTTACATACGCACATGACTTATATACATTTGCCCATTTCTCACCCCTTTTTATAAAATACAAATCTTCACCTTGACCATTGATTGAGAGCTTTCATGCAACAAAACTCCATCAAAGTAAGACCAAAGGGTTGTAAAGTGAATGGCAAATCTTATTGTGCCTAATGATTTTTACTTCTTTTGATACATGGTTTTCTTTGGATCATTACTTACAATTTTTTAATGCCTCAAAAGCTTCATAATTCATTAGTATTTCTGGGAGCCTGCTTATCACCTTTATTATAGTCTAAAAGTTAATGGCTTTGGGTTTTGTTAAGTCTACTTTACCTCTATTTGCTACATTGCTCTATTTTGGATATCCATGATTGACTTTATTGATTGGGTGGTAATCTCTTTTACCATTTTATAACCGCGTAAACtgatttatttctttttctttttcaaaaagATCTCATATCTGTGATCTCCAAGAATCTTAATATGCATCTTGCATGTAACATATGATCATGTGTACTGGACGAAAACTTCCATGgttgtaattaaaaaattttctatttttattaatgaattGGAGTATTACGCTCTTCACATTATtgggtttattttctttttggccTTAATGAGATCTTTGAATCTATGGAAGTTATACGATTGAAGTATGTGAAACTCATGATTTGGAATAATTTGCAACATTGATCCATTGCATACATGTGTGACAGGGcagataatttttttatgtttaatttattcTGTTCTTGATGTGGTGTTAAGTAATATGGCAAGCTGCTCTGCTAATTGTCTTGAAATTGTTTAATTGTGAAAGAGAGCAACTTCAAATCAACACCAACCACTTTGGTGTCTGGCAGTCTGTATTTGAAGATGCTTCTAATATGCTTGGCCTCAAATGCTTCTATATGATTTGCATGATTAGTTCTTTGTCAGATTTATTAGTATTTGTGCAGTGTGCTCATGGTACAAACTCTCTGCCAGCATCTGTAATCTGATCATTTGATTTTAATTCTttcttctcttcatttttcCAGAAGATTTGTGCAATATGCTTGGGAACCATGAAACCTGGTCATGGCCATGCGATTTTCACTGCAGAGTGCTCGCACTCGTTTCATTTTCATTGTATCGCATCCAATGTGAAGCATGGAAGACAAAGTTGTCCCGTTTGCCGTGCAAAATGGAAAGATGTGCCCTTCCAGAGTCCTGATAAATCCCATGTGGGAGATAGGATAAACAATGTGCCCTGGCCTCAGGATGAGTCCTTGATGCGGTTAGTGAGACGGATCCCTTCTCCACGAATGGATAACAATCGGAACGTTTGTTCTCTGTTTCATGTTGTGGAACCTGATGtctttgatgatgatgatgaaattTGTGGTGACTTTCCCCGTGGCACCACCAATAGGTCATTCAGTAAGCACACTGATGACAACCGTTTTGCTGGAGCAGTTGAAGTTAAAACGTATCCAGAAGTTTCTGCtgttataaaatcaaaatcatatGACGATTTTTCTGTCCTAATTCATCTGAAAGCGCCTAGTGCCACGACAATGCAACATTCTGAGACCGATAGAGCAGGTTCTCGAGCTCCTGTTGATCTTGTCACAATGCTTGATGTCAGTGGCAGCATGGCTGGCACCAAGCTCGCTCTGCTTAAACGAGCAATGGGGTTCGTTATCCAAAACTTAGGTCCTTCGGATCGGCTATCCGTGATCGCCTTCTCCTCAACAGCACGTCGTCTCTTTCCTCTCCGTAGAATGAATCACACTGGAAAGCATGAAGCACTGCAAGCAGTCAACTCCCTAAGCTCAAATGGAGGGACGAACATTGCTGATTGCCTCAGGAAGGGCGCCAAGGTGATGAGTGAGCGCAAGTGTAAAAATCCGGTCAGCAGCATCATACTGTTATCCGATGGCCAAGACACGTACACCACCACCTCTCCTACTGGTGGCAACGCCCGCTCTGATCAGCAGTCGTTACTCCCAGCCTCCATGCACAGAAATAATGCCTCTGGTCTTCATATTCCTGTGCATGCATTCGGATTCGGCTCAGATCATGATGCAATTTCGATGCATGCAATCTCTGAAACTTCTGGTGGAACATTTTCTTTTATAGAGGCGGAGAACGCGATTCAGGACGCCTTTGCACAGTGCATCGGGGGTCTCCTAAGCGTCGTTGTACAGGAATTAAGAGTGGAGATCGAGTGCGTTGATCCAATGCTACAACTCACCAGTATAAAATCCGGAAGCTACAAGAACATTCAGGCATCTCACAAAAGAAAAGGCACAATTGAGGTTGGAGATCTGTATGCTGAAGAAGAAAGGGATTTTCTAGTGACAACTGATATCCCAACCACTCAATCCAGCAGCCATGAGATGCCACTCATCAAAGTGAAATGCGTGTACAAGCATCCCATCTCTAAGAATCTAGTCACACTAGATTCTGCAAATGAGGTCACCATCCAACGGCCCGCTGTAGCTGGATCAGTGGTGGTGTCAATTGAAGTGGACAAGCAGCGAAACAGGCTCCAATCTGCTGAAGCCATGGCAGAAGCTAGATCTGCGGCAGAGGAAGGTGATCTAGCTTCAGCCGTCGCCATCCTAGAAAACTGCCGTAAACAGCTCTCAGAGTCCGCATCAGCACGAGCCGGTGACAGATTATGCGTTGCACTGGATGCTGAGTTGAGGGAAATGCAAGAAAGGATGTCGAACAGACAGACGTACGAAACATCGGGAAGAGCCTACGTTCTGTCAGGACTGAGCTCGCATTCTTGGCAGAGGGCAACTGTGAGAGGCGACTCCACCGACAGCTGGAGTGTCGTGCACGCATACCAGACACCATCTATGGTGGACATGGTGAACTTGTCCCAGACCATGATCCTAGGTAACCCGTCGCCTCGGCCGACAATCAGGCCAACCAGATCCTTCCCTGCAAGGCAGCAGCATCCCAGCTGatgtcatttattttttttggtatgTTAAGACTGTCTCGTAATTTCATGTCTTCTTAGatttgttaattcatttttacaTTCTGATGTCTCTGCTGGGTTAAAAATTTTGGGCTGGGGGCTTGTAATAAGAAGGACAAAGGGATAAAGGATTGTGAGTGGTTTGTTTGTTGTTGATGGGGTTGGGTATATTCACTTCAAATGTACATGCAATGTGATTTTGGGGGAGTTTTCTTTCTGGGATCTAGTTAGTAATGGTTGGGTTCggattagtatgatattgttcgTTTAAGAGTCATTGCATGGCAAATCCTTTGGAAGTTAAAAATTTAGCCAATACTTGGTCAATTTGTAAGCTTGGGTAAAATTAACTTATTTAGAAGTAGTATTAAGTTTTTTGAGGTATCACAAACTAATCAACCTTAACTACAAAGTTTATCCATGTTAGGTAAACTACTTgaagaacaaaaagaaaacgCGTCTGCTTTTAATTCTTGatcaaattattcaaaaataaaatcgtaactaaattattagtattagacTAAAGGCCCTTTTTGGCCCTAAACATATggagattttatgattttggtccaaaacattatcttttgaattattcggtcccgcACAAagaaaaacgggtcacatttagTCCGAATTGGACGGAAATGGTTAGATTTAACGGTCAACggatattaattgaattttgaccggataaatattcaattaactatttattattaatattcaaTTGAATAAAATCCGGTCAAAATAGTTAAtagttttggaccaaaatcataaaatctccATATGTTTAGGATCAAAAAGGGCCTTTATTCTTAGTATTAATGGATTGACAAAATATCACAGTTGTAAAAAATGAAGCTATATGTTTAAGTTTTGTAgcaaattaaatctaataatgTACTTTTCCTTACGTAACAAGAATATAAATTATGTAATCAAGTTGGTCAAACTTATTATAAATaacttcacaaaaaaaaaaagaagaaacaaaatcCAAAGTAGGAattgactaaaataaaaaattcccaATAATTTGATTCTTTTTAATTGACAATTTTGGATTTCCAGCTACTAAACGTTTAAaacttaataaataaaaaatgttaatcATAAAATATTGTTTAGTCATCTTAGACAAAAGTGGAGACTTTAATTGGATACAGAGCTGTGAAAATAAGTAGTAAAGGCAAAATATTTCATATACTAGTAGTGTTAACAAAATAATCGCATTgctaatgaaaataaattagtagtaAATCGAAATTCCAAATATTGAAACAGACAAACAGTATCACTGTTTGGAAATCCCCAATATCACAGACAAAAGGGGAATCCATCGTAGGAAACAGTTTTCTAACCTTTATCAAATGGCAGACCGACACGTGTCATGTTGTGTGCACTCTCAAAAGATCCAGTCGATCAGGACCGTCCGATTGGATTCAGTCACCCCGCTCCTTCAATTCAAAATCCAAAACCAAGGAGCGGTGCAGTGCGCTTCGAGCAATTGAAAATTTCAGGAAATCTAAAACGCCACGTGGCAGTAATGAGTTTTTTTTTCGTTCATCACTTCATCCTGGACTCGGCTTCTGCACTGCAACCTCTTCACCGTTACaactatctctctctctctctctagaatctAGCTACAACTCTCTAATATCTGTATTGCCGAGTTACATACGCGTGGTGTCTGGCTAGCTGTCTCTGTTCAATTCGCTTCCGATTCTCTCAATTTCATTAGAATTGAGGTTTGTGCTGCATTCCTGTGTATTTCCGCAGCTACTTTAGAGAGAGTTGTACATTTCTGCTACTATCAATTTCCTGGTCAAACTTCCGTTGCGAAATGTATGCTTGTTTCCATGTTATCCAGTAATCTATCAATTTTGCTCTTAAATCTGAATTAAAAAGCTTTAGTTTGAAATCGATTTCAGTTCTGCCGCCTTTCATGGCTTCAATGTGCAGTAGGTGAAGCACAGTCTGGACACAAGTACTCTTCGATGTGCATATTTTAGAATTATCAAATCATAATTTTCTGCACTTTACTGAATATATATGTTCAATTGTTCCTACTAGCATTATTCAACAAGATAAATGCTAGCCAGGAAAAACAGCGTCTTTTGGAATTAGCTGatcttctataaaatcctgAGTTTTTTGAAGGAGGTAAAAGAAATATTGTCGGCTCTCGTTATATGGCTTGGAATTTGGCTTCACCTCCATATTTCTAATTCTACCGACAAAAGAAGTAGCAATACATGTCTTTTTCATAAACACCAtcattcaaaaaatttaaaagctAAAATATGTGTACTGTAACTAGTGGACTCTCAACCTTTCTAAACATGTCTTGGAAGCAAAGTCATTCCTAACCGTTGACATGTATTTGTGTTGGACCATTCATACGATGTAAATTTATTGGATTCTTTTTTCAATCATGGACGTCttatttattctttctttataaAGAACCCATTAATACACTATATTATTCCCCCCCTAACTGTGTTCAATATGATTGCTGAGGGGTCTCTGTCAGTTAGAGAAGTGGTTGCTCTCCCCGAGTTTGATTGATGGACCATATTATATCTTATGCAGTATCTTTCTTTTTATTGTACTGTGACTTTATTCTGGCCAAATCCATCCTTTTCTTCTATGTTTTCACTTTATTTAGTTGTTAGTTGAGATTTCTTTCTGCATATGAACAATCTTGGAAAACATGCTTTGCAGGTCTGCCCTTGGCTTTCACCTCATCTTATCATGAAGTCGATCGAAATATTAACTGGTAAGGATGGCCCTTCTTTTGCTTTTAAATACCTTTCGATTATGACACTGGAACGCTTGATTAACAGTAATATCGTATAAGAGTAAATGTGATTGTAATGTCTCCACTGATTTCCTGGCTTCAGCTTTCTTTTCATTTCGAGTCAATCAATATAGATCATTTTCACAATCTTTATCATTGGTTCATTCCCTCTTCTCAATAAACTGACACAAAACTGAGTCAGTGAATCATAATTCACAGTGTTGTATAACATATTTACTTTGGAGTTGGTATTGTTACACAAACTGCATTTGAAATTAGGCAATATAGTTGGATTGTCGTGATCGTGGACTGATTCACTTCCTTTCAATCTTCATACTCCAACACAAATGTTTTATTTGTAGAATGTTTATCTTAGACAGTTATTAACTTGCTCAATTAGTGTATCCGTATACGTTGTTATGACAAATGTTTCCTGGCGGCTGGTGTATGCTATTGTTCAGAAAAAACAAGTTCAAGGTTTGTGGCTTAAAGAGATGAGCTAATGGATGTATATCAAACATAATCTACCTCTGGTTGAGAGATAACAAAATGCAagtaagtttttttttcaatttttaagttAGAATGTAACAATAAACAGATATTTATTTACCGCTAGAAATATTCATTGTCCTTCATGGTTAtttgtcttatctccctcattGTGTTACTCTCCCAGTGACTcattttctctcatattttatttacctGTGCAAATAAATTTGTTTACCTAAAACACAGTTAATTGGAAATCTACATCCCGAATTTGGTAATATTTTGTtggtttttattatttatacttCAATTTTCAGTTTTGTTATTGGTGCTGAATACATGGGGCGTCGGGTGGAAATTTCACTTCTTTGTTTCATTATCTTGCTCTGGTTTCAGCAGACTCTTTCTGGTGAGTAATGCACACATGTACTAGAGCCCATATCTAAATTACCATTTATTTATACCCAGGCTGCGAGGCAGACTCATTAATTTGATTGTACATATGTGCAGCATTAACTAGAATATATAACATGGCTTCCAGTTTTCTTGATTCGTATAGCATTATTAAAGTGCCTTATTAGGAGTGTATGGCAGCAAACTGACTGTCTCTGACGTTGTCTAGATGGGCCGGCAACAAATTCCGACACAAACAAGTGGACATGCACGTGTTCTATTGCGCGGGAACAAATCTTGGCCTTTGTCCTGGAAAACTGCTCTTCTTCATGTGATTGTATCCCTGGTATACAGTTTATCATTATATCTATCTTCTTCCATTATTAGCTAGGCTGTTAGTTTTTAGATATGAATATCTATCTTCTATATCTCATTCTGATGGTTCCTTATGCATGACAAAGAGAGTCCCACCTACTACGATATATAATATACAGAAGTAATGATAGAAATAGTTCACTCATTGgttgatattttcaagaaatttaTTGGAGAATATAGTTAGTTGTATAACCCAAAAACTAAGGACCAAATGTTTGATTTAGATACAGATGCATATTCAAGGCACATCACATTCAGTCTGGATAATTGCTGTCTAAACCCTTGACCTGCTTTTTTCTTAACATGCAGCTGCTAGAGGATCAGATGAAAATAGATGGACTTGCATTTGCAGTGCTGGTGGGTTACCTAGGTTAGTAGGTGAAAAAAATGGAAGCAGCTGTTTTACGGCGTGTAATTGTAATGCTGGTAATGTTCGAATCTTAATGATATGATCAGTAGCAACTTGTTTTAGCAGTCTATTACTGTTCAATTTTGACGATGAACCATCTTCATAATTAATGGGAATGTGATTTTCATGTCAGCAACTGAATGAGAAGCCTTGCCCTATTTTGCTATATGTTCAATGATATAAGAGAATCTCAAGCGATCACTTGCAAAAAGTGGTGCTTTCACATGCTTACATACTCTGGCATATTGTCTTTACAGGGACCTTATCCGAGTTAGAGCCTTCAAAGAAACGGTTTCCAGTCAAAGTTGTTTTCATAGTTCTGTTGGTCTGTCTTGTCCTGGCGGCTATTGGATTGGCTGCTCTAATGTTATGTCATGTCTATAGAAAGGACAAACATCCAGTTCAATGGGATTCATCTTCATCAGATAGACTAACAAGTTGTAACAGTGCTGTAAACTTGATAAGCCATGGTTCTTCTCCTATGCCAGTATACAAAGGATATCTAGATTCCTCTGCCAAACCTTTTATGGGTAAATATCCATGTTCGAAATATTTTTTCTGGACTAAATTTTTTGCTTTTAGTTACTTATTTTTCAGTAGTATATTATACTACAACTGAAGTACTAGGTCCAATGAATGATTTTTTATATCTCTAAAAATCTTACTGTCGTTTTGTTGGCTAAAGGATGCATTCCCAAGAATCCATTCCTGTTGAGAAGCGGAACAAAGGCACTACATGGAACAATAATACAGTTCTCATATTCTGAGTTGGAAAATGCAACAAACAGATTTTCTGATACTAATTTGGTCGGAGTTGGAGGATGCAGCCATGTCTACCGTGGTAATCTCAAAGACAGTAGAACGGTTGCAGTCAAAAGAATGAAATCAGAAGGTGGCTCGGATGCAGAACATGTTTTCCTGGCTGAGGTACTAAACTAATCCAGTGTTTGTGAGTGAATTAGTAAGTAAAAGGGTGTGAATACGACACCTCTTTTTGCTCTCAGATACAACTAATTGCAAGACTTCACCACTGTCATGTGGTTCCTTTGCTTGGATACTGTTTGGAACACCAAGGGAAGAATGTTGAGAGGCTACTGGTATTCGAGTATATTCCCAATGGTAATCTCAGGGAATGTCTCGATGGGGAACTAGGCCAATGTTTGGGCTGGAATACTCGAGTTTCAATAGCTCTTGGAGCTGCACGAGGTTTGGAGTATCTCCATGATGCTGCTGCACCTAGAATACTGCACAGAGATGTCAAATCCACCAACATCCTCCTAGATGAAAGATGGAGAGCCAAGGTAGTGAACGTCCTTCATCGGTAACAAAACTATACAAAAGTTACGATTAAAAGCTATAGTTAATTAAGCATCACTGCAAAGCACTAATGTATCTGTTTTAGCTTGCAATACGTGATAACTCAATGGTTATGTCTGCAGATTACTGATCTTGGCATGGCTAAACACCTTCAGAATGATGGCATTCTCAGCTGTTCCAGTTCTCCAGCTAGAATGGAAGGGACCTTCGGTTACTTTGCACCAGAGTATGCAATTGTTGGACGAGCTTCTCTGAAGTCTGATGTTTTCAGTTTTGGTGTAGTTCTCCTTGAAATCATCACTGGTCGAAAGCCTATCCACAAGGCATCGAACAAAGAGGCAGAAAGTCTCGTGATATGGGTATGGAAAGTTGACTTGTTATTTTATAGCCAAGATAGACAGTAGCTTGTCTGCTCGTAGGTAAGTTTGATCGAGAATGGAAACTGATTATAATCGCATTGCAGGCAACAGCTCGTCTGCATGACAGTAAGAGAGTGATACATGAGTTGCCAGACCCGCGTCTCCAAGGCAagtttgaagaagaagagatgcaGGTAATGGCCTACTTAGCAAAGGAGTGCCTGCTGTTGGATCCCGATTCTCGACCAACCATGAGCGAAGTGGTCCAGATTCTTTCGACTATCGCTCCAAACAGATCAAAACGGAATAACCTGCCACTGTGTGCTTTCCAGGTAACCTATCCAGCTGCATGGCTCTTAATGATCACAATACTTATGCAGTGAAGCCTAATTTGTTCTTGAACATGTTATCTAATCTTGTGTATGTGTTTGATTTTTCAGTGTGGAGTGACGAGTGAGAATCCAGAGATGAGTGATGGAGATCTTCACGACGCATCCTCCTCTTTGACAGAAGAGATCAAGCAAATCACTTCTGAGATCATCAGGAATGAGAAGGAAGCAGATGCTTTGCCATCCGACGTGGAGAAGCTGATGTTCTTCACCGCAAAGAGACAAAGCTCGCAGGGCATACAAGACGATGAAGTGGTGGTGGATTTAACGGAGGGTGAGAAGGAAGCATATGCTTTGCCATCCGATGTGGAGAAGCTGATGTTCCACACCTCAAAGAGACGAAGCTCGCGGGGCCTACGAGGTGACGACGTGGCGGTGGATTTAACAGAGCCACGGTTGGAGTCATTCTGCTTGGCAAACATTGAGTCCCATGTTCTCAAGATTTCATACACAGGTACATAAGAAACTAAAAGACGAAATGGTGGTGGACTTCATACCTATGAAATATGATGACTTTcgtttttattctttttttcttgattATGAGTTGTAAAAAACGTGTTAGGATACATTTGAAAGAGGAAAAGAGAACAGTCATCTAGTTTATTTTTCCACTTATTTATTGTAATTTATGTAcccatataattaattaaagtagtaATTTAAGATCatggtattttttttatgtacaCCAAGATGATTTGATGACTTCAGAAACGTGGATTTTGATTTATATTACGCTTAAAAATTAGTAGTCAGATTagatattaaatgaaatgactcaTCACACATTTTAATTGCAAATTTTGGTGGAGAACTAAgttcaataaaataaatggtAATATGATTGACCTAAGTAGTGAGCACATTCCATTTGATAATGGCAAGAATTCAAGAACatttgttttaaaataaaaacaattactactacattaaacaatcattttattagttttaagttttaaccaaacaaaataaaaattccaaactatatgaaataatttaaatagttaattaaaaaaagaattcTGACATTAGTAAgtgaagaaaggaaaaaaggtCGCAACAAGACCGGCGTCGACACGCAACAGAGAGAGAAACTGCAATGGCCGGCAAACCAGGTGCTGCAGCTCCGACATATTCGCCGTCGACCGGTCAACGGAGGAAGAGGCCCACCATTCAAACCGGCTCTGAATGGGCCCGGCCCGATGGCCGCGGCCTCCACCAGTGCCGCCCTGCATGTACGTATCCTTGTTTGCTATAGCCCCTTCTCTCTTTTCCTTCTCAATGCCCCAATCTTTTCTCATATACCATTTCAAGATTGGTTTTTGAGTTCTGTTTCTTCTTTTTGAGGGGTTTGTAACAATTCTTGAAAATTGAAATGCTCGTTTATTCTGCTTTTCGATTCATCTGGAGTGAACGTGCTAGGGTTTTCAGTTTACTGTGAAAAATTGCGTTCTTTATATTTGGTTTTTGCTGCTGTCGATTAATTGGTTCTGCTGCATAACGTGAAATTTGTTCTTATCATTGTGTTATGATATATTCTTTGTGTTCTCCTTGTATTTGGTTTTATTTCATTCGAGGTTGATACAAGAgcaaaatatgtatatatgaaGAAGTAATGCAGCTGCAagttcatgttttttttttgtttgagagGGTTTAGAATCTCATATAAGACCAGTTCCATTTCCTTATAATTTGCTGGACTGTTGGAAAGTGTAGAAACAAAACTACATTTGAGAAATTGAG contains:
- the LOC121806233 gene encoding receptor-like serine/threonine-protein kinase NCRK — encoded protein: MGRRVEISLLCFIILLWFQQTLSDGPATNSDTNKWTCTCSIAREQILAFVLENCSSSCDCIPAARGSDENRWTCICSAGGLPRLVGEKNGSSCFTACNCNAGTLSELEPSKKRFPVKVVFIVLLVCLVLAAIGLAALMLCHVYRKDKHPVQWDSSSSDRLTSCNSAVNLISHGSSPMPVYKGYLDSSAKPFMGCIPKNPFLLRSGTKALHGTIIQFSYSELENATNRFSDTNLVGVGGCSHVYRGNLKDSRTVAVKRMKSEGGSDAEHVFLAEIQLIARLHHCHVVPLLGYCLEHQGKNVERLLVFEYIPNGNLRECLDGELGQCLGWNTRVSIALGAARGLEYLHDAAAPRILHRDVKSTNILLDERWRAKITDLGMAKHLQNDGILSCSSSPARMEGTFGYFAPEYAIVGRASLKSDVFSFGVVLLEIITGRKPIHKASNKEAESLVIWATARLHDSKRVIHELPDPRLQGKFEEEEMQVMAYLAKECLLLDPDSRPTMSEVVQILSTIAPNRSKRNNLPLCAFQCGVTSENPEMSDGDLHDASSSLTEEIKQITSEIIRNEKEADALPSDVEKLMFFTAKRQSSQGIQDDEVVVDLTEGEKEAYALPSDVEKLMFHTSKRRSSRGLRGDDVAVDLTEPRLESFCLANIESHVLKISYTGT
- the LOC121806227 gene encoding E3 ubiquitin-protein ligase WAV3-like, translating into MGGSKWMKARIALGLKLNSCLYVPRTVEESQPLPPPRSSGDESLSPADHRVQMPTTPTPSSSGLRLPKQSSKSSKKICAICLGTMKPGHGHAIFTAECSHSFHFHCIASNVKHGRQSCPVCRAKWKDVPFQSPDKSHVGDRINNVPWPQDESLMRLVRRIPSPRMDNNRNVCSLFHVVEPDVFDDDDEICGDFPRGTTNRSFSKHTDDNRFAGAVEVKTYPEVSAVIKSKSYDDFSVLIHLKAPSATTMQHSETDRAGSRAPVDLVTMLDVSGSMAGTKLALLKRAMGFVIQNLGPSDRLSVIAFSSTARRLFPLRRMNHTGKHEALQAVNSLSSNGGTNIADCLRKGAKVMSERKCKNPVSSIILLSDGQDTYTTTSPTGGNARSDQQSLLPASMHRNNASGLHIPVHAFGFGSDHDAISMHAISETSGGTFSFIEAENAIQDAFAQCIGGLLSVVVQELRVEIECVDPMLQLTSIKSGSYKNIQASHKRKGTIEVGDLYAEEERDFLVTTDIPTTQSSSHEMPLIKVKCVYKHPISKNLVTLDSANEVTIQRPAVAGSVVVSIEVDKQRNRLQSAEAMAEARSAAEEGDLASAVAILENCRKQLSESASARAGDRLCVALDAELREMQERMSNRQTYETSGRAYVLSGLSSHSWQRATVRGDSTDSWSVVHAYQTPSMVDMVNLSQTMILGNPSPRPTIRPTRSFPARQQHPS